Proteins co-encoded in one Halorussus salinus genomic window:
- a CDS encoding dipeptide epimerase, translating into MSLDAEFERLSLPLENAFTISRTTQETAENVVVRIADDAGNVGVGAAAPSEHYGETAATVEAVLPALLEVVEEVGDPHQLDRIERRMEETVARNPAARCAVSIALHDLAAKRADLPLYRYWGLDPDESVPTSYTIGIDTTERMAEKTETAVERGYSVLKVKVGTDRDEEIISTVRAAAPDATIRVDANEAWSPREAVRKIDRLAEYDLEFVEQPVSADDPEGMGFVRDRSALPIAADESCVTLADIPQIAGNVDIANLKLMKCGGLREAERMIHAARAHGLEVMLGCMIETNAAISAAAHLAPLLDYADLDGSLLLDEDPYEGVPMPDGAIDLAGLDRPGTGARTE; encoded by the coding sequence ATGAGCCTCGACGCCGAGTTCGAGCGCCTGTCGCTCCCGCTGGAGAACGCCTTCACCATCTCGCGGACCACGCAGGAGACCGCCGAGAACGTCGTCGTCCGAATCGCCGACGATGCGGGCAACGTGGGCGTCGGCGCGGCCGCACCCTCCGAACACTACGGCGAGACCGCCGCGACTGTGGAGGCGGTTCTCCCGGCCCTCCTCGAAGTCGTCGAGGAGGTCGGCGACCCCCACCAACTCGACCGCATCGAGCGCCGGATGGAGGAGACCGTCGCGCGCAACCCGGCCGCCAGATGCGCGGTCAGCATCGCGCTCCACGACCTCGCGGCCAAGCGCGCCGACCTGCCGCTGTACCGCTACTGGGGACTCGACCCCGACGAGTCGGTCCCGACCTCCTACACCATCGGCATCGACACCACCGAGCGCATGGCCGAGAAGACCGAGACCGCGGTCGAACGGGGCTACTCGGTCCTCAAAGTCAAGGTCGGGACCGACCGCGACGAGGAGATCATCTCGACGGTCCGGGCGGCCGCCCCCGACGCGACCATCCGCGTGGACGCCAACGAGGCGTGGTCTCCTCGCGAAGCGGTCCGGAAGATAGACCGCCTCGCGGAGTACGACCTCGAATTCGTGGAACAACCCGTCTCGGCCGACGACCCCGAGGGGATGGGCTTCGTCCGCGACCGGTCGGCGCTCCCCATCGCGGCCGACGAGTCCTGTGTCACGCTCGCGGACATCCCGCAAATCGCCGGAAACGTGGACATCGCCAACCTGAAACTGATGAAGTGCGGTGGCCTGCGGGAGGCCGAGCGAATGATTCACGCCGCCCGCGCCCACGGCCTCGAAGTCATGCTGGGGTGCATGATAGAGACCAACGCGGCCATCTCCGCGGCGGCCCACCTCGCGCCCCTGCTGGACTACGCCGACCTCGACGGGTCGCTCCTGTTGGACGAGGACCCCTACGAGGGCGTCCCGATGCCCGACGGAGCCATCGACCTCGCCGGTCTCGACCGACCGGGGACGGGTGCGCGAACGGAGTGA
- a CDS encoding FxsA family protein, which yields MKRALFGLLLIPLLDALFLVYVASQLGPVLTVALVVLTALVGTLFVRAEGRHTIRRLQKAVGEGDVPTDELTDGALLIAAGAFLLTPGLVTDTLGFLLAFPPSRILAREAVQKWVVKPYVEKKTGGFASGNVYTFGFPNAEDVNASGTGAGAGSGSASGSGSRSRDSSEDTYRVDDDAYDIEFEDDENEK from the coding sequence ATGAAACGCGCACTATTCGGACTGCTGCTCATCCCGCTGCTCGACGCGCTGTTCCTCGTCTACGTGGCGAGCCAACTCGGCCCGGTGCTGACGGTGGCGCTGGTCGTCCTGACCGCGCTGGTCGGCACGCTGTTCGTCCGTGCGGAGGGCCGTCACACCATCAGACGGCTCCAGAAGGCGGTCGGCGAGGGCGACGTTCCGACCGACGAGTTGACCGACGGCGCGCTCCTCATCGCGGCGGGCGCGTTCCTGCTGACGCCCGGTCTCGTCACCGACACGCTGGGTTTCCTGCTGGCGTTCCCGCCCTCGCGCATCCTCGCCCGCGAGGCGGTCCAGAAGTGGGTCGTCAAGCCCTACGTCGAGAAGAAGACCGGCGGCTTCGCCTCCGGCAACGTCTACACCTTCGGCTTCCCGAACGCCGAGGACGTGAACGCGAGCGGAACGGGCGCTGGCGCGGGGTCGGGTAGCGCGAGCGGTTCCGGGTCGCGGAGTCGGGACTCCTCGGAGGACACCTACCGCGTGGACGACGACGCCTACGACATCGAGTTCGAGGACGACGAGAACGAGAAGTAG
- a CDS encoding DUF1611 domain-containing protein — MQVAVLAHEKFPDRAKTAVGLLRYADYEVEAVLDRENAGKRVSDFLPDVQDAPIVAEMADAPDVDALIVGIAPIGGGFDESWRSDVRTALEGGADLISGLHYFLAEDEEFADLAAENDCDIWDVRKPPEDLTVAQGVADEVEAEVVLTVGTDCSVGKMTATMELLEAARDRGADVGFIPTGQTGIMIENWGTPIDRVVSDFTAGAVEEMILERGDDHDYLLVEGQGSIVHPAYSAVTCGILHGSMADKLVLCHEAGREAIHGYEDTAVPPISEYVDLYEDLARPVHETEVVAGALNTSDIGDDAAARDAVATFADELDAPATDPVRFDADDVLEAIL; from the coding sequence ATGCAAGTCGCCGTACTCGCTCACGAGAAGTTCCCCGACCGCGCCAAGACCGCGGTCGGCCTGTTGCGCTACGCCGATTACGAGGTCGAAGCGGTCCTCGACCGCGAGAACGCCGGAAAACGAGTTTCCGATTTCCTCCCCGACGTGCAGGACGCGCCCATCGTCGCCGAGATGGCCGACGCGCCCGACGTGGACGCGCTCATCGTCGGCATCGCGCCCATCGGCGGCGGGTTCGACGAGTCGTGGCGCTCGGACGTGCGGACCGCCCTCGAAGGCGGCGCGGACCTTATCTCGGGTCTCCACTACTTCCTCGCCGAGGACGAGGAGTTCGCGGACCTCGCCGCGGAAAACGACTGCGACATCTGGGACGTGCGCAAGCCGCCCGAGGACCTGACCGTCGCGCAGGGCGTCGCCGACGAGGTCGAGGCCGAGGTCGTCCTCACGGTCGGCACCGACTGCTCGGTCGGGAAGATGACCGCCACGATGGAGTTGCTGGAAGCGGCCCGCGACCGCGGTGCCGACGTGGGGTTCATCCCGACGGGCCAGACCGGCATCATGATAGAGAATTGGGGGACGCCCATCGACCGCGTGGTCTCGGACTTCACCGCCGGAGCGGTCGAGGAGATGATTCTCGAACGCGGCGACGACCACGACTACCTCCTCGTGGAGGGCCAAGGGAGCATCGTCCACCCGGCCTACTCGGCCGTGACCTGCGGCATCCTCCACGGGTCGATGGCCGACAAATTGGTCCTCTGTCACGAGGCGGGCCGCGAGGCCATCCACGGCTACGAGGACACCGCCGTCCCGCCGATTTCGGAGTACGTGGACCTCTACGAGGACCTCGCTCGGCCGGTCCACGAGACCGAAGTCGTCGCTGGCGCGCTCAACACCAGCGACATCGGCGACGACGCCGCGGCCCGCGACGCGGTGGCAACGTTCGCCGACGAACTCGACGCGCCCGCGACCGACCCGGTGAGATTCGACGCCGACGACGTTCTGGAGGCGATTCTATGA
- the arcD gene encoding arginine/ornithine antiporter ArcD: MASLDFEPLTYGELSPERRPTLAQALVPVLGVVVFLGIGSGYLGMNPHAPLVWSVVLTGLVGYYWMGLSWDDIYGGIADGLLMGLQALLILFTIYALIATWVSSGTIPGLMYYGLSILTPEVFLPATVILAAIVAFSIGSSWTTAGTLGVAFVGIGSGLGIPAPMTAGAILSGAYAGDKQSPLSDTTNLAAAVTNTDLYDHIRAMRTGTAVALGLSLILYAVLGLRAGGAIPAGRVGEIQTALVSTYDLSVLVFLPLVVTFGLALYGFPALPSLVAGVFAGVFTTMAVQGVGFTAAWDVFLNGIEPETGTKLVNDLLAQGGLSGSAWTITVVVAALSLGGLLERLGVLAVLAHHLAQGVRSSTSLVASSGLAAILVNVFSAQQYMAIVIPGMTLRNLYDDYDLESSDLSRAVEAAGTPTGALIPWHAGAVYMSSVFGVATLEYAPYYFFAFLSPLVLFVMTLLGRATTPKDTADSSAAASADD; the protein is encoded by the coding sequence ATGGCTTCACTCGACTTCGAACCGCTCACCTACGGAGAACTGTCGCCGGAGCGTCGGCCGACGCTGGCCCAAGCGTTGGTCCCGGTCCTCGGCGTGGTCGTCTTCCTCGGAATCGGGTCGGGGTACCTCGGGATGAACCCCCACGCGCCGCTGGTCTGGAGCGTCGTGCTGACCGGACTGGTCGGCTACTACTGGATGGGTCTCTCGTGGGACGACATCTACGGGGGCATCGCCGACGGTCTCCTGATGGGACTACAGGCTCTCCTCATCCTGTTCACCATCTACGCGCTCATCGCGACGTGGGTCAGTTCGGGCACGATTCCCGGCCTGATGTACTACGGGCTGTCGATTCTCACGCCCGAGGTGTTCCTGCCCGCCACCGTGATTCTGGCGGCCATCGTCGCGTTCTCCATCGGATCGTCGTGGACCACCGCGGGCACGCTCGGCGTCGCGTTCGTCGGCATCGGGTCGGGACTCGGCATCCCCGCGCCGATGACCGCTGGCGCAATCTTGAGCGGCGCGTACGCCGGGGACAAGCAGTCGCCCCTGTCGGACACGACCAACCTCGCGGCCGCGGTCACGAACACCGACCTCTACGACCACATCCGGGCGATGCGGACCGGCACCGCCGTCGCGTTGGGTCTCTCGCTGATTCTGTACGCGGTCCTCGGACTCCGCGCTGGCGGGGCGATACCGGCGGGCCGCGTCGGCGAGATTCAGACCGCACTGGTCTCGACCTACGACCTCTCGGTGCTGGTCTTCCTGCCGCTGGTCGTCACGTTCGGGCTGGCGCTCTACGGCTTCCCGGCACTCCCCTCGCTGGTCGCTGGCGTCTTCGCTGGCGTGTTCACCACGATGGCGGTGCAGGGGGTCGGCTTCACCGCCGCGTGGGACGTGTTCCTGAACGGAATCGAACCCGAGACCGGCACGAAACTCGTCAACGACCTCCTCGCGCAGGGCGGTCTCTCCGGGTCGGCGTGGACCATCACCGTGGTCGTCGCCGCGCTCTCGCTCGGGGGTCTCCTCGAACGACTCGGCGTCCTCGCGGTGCTGGCTCACCACCTCGCGCAGGGCGTCCGGAGTTCCACCAGTCTCGTCGCGTCGTCGGGCCTCGCGGCGATTCTGGTCAACGTGTTCAGTGCCCAACAGTATATGGCGATTGTGATTCCGGGCATGACGCTCCGGAACCTCTACGACGACTACGACTTGGAGAGCAGTGACCTCTCGCGGGCGGTCGAGGCCGCGGGCACCCCGACGGGCGCGCTCATCCCGTGGCACGCCGGGGCTGTCTACATGTCGAGCGTGTTCGGCGTGGCGACCCTCGAATACGCGCCCTACTACTTCTTCGCGTTCCTCTCGCCGCTGGTGCTGTTCGTGATGACGCTGCTCGGGCGGGCGACGACGCCGAAGGACACCGCCGACTCGTCGGCGGCCGCGTCGGCCGACGACTGA
- a CDS encoding uracil-xanthine permease family protein, producing the protein MATDTEGEIDLDYELDDRPPWPKSILLGLQHVAVMLVPATAVAYIVAGAVGLSAGDTAYIVQMVLLFSGLATVVQAYTVGPVGAKLPIVMGTSFTFVGAASSIGASYGLGAVFGAILVTGFLVEGVIGWQFDRIEPFFPPLVTGLVVIIIGLYLVPVAMDYSAGGVGASDYGAAHNVGLAALVLFVAVALNLFTDGVTRLLSTLVGLAIGYVAAILLGLVDFGPVAQASWVAIPKPGAFGFSFEPVPMITFAFLFLVSAMETVGDLSSVTAAEGRTPDSEELRGGLFTDGMLSSLGAAFGAFPVTSFSQNAGIVNFTGVMSRHVVGVAGVLLALLGLSPKVGAAVATIPSPVFGGAVLLMAGMVAASGARLVFLHTDLDRRNMVILAVSLGLGLGIATRPDAISGLPSAARTFFGEPVVVTALTALVLNTFTPGDQSPLFDAPPDESVAETDEPPASADD; encoded by the coding sequence ATGGCGACAGACACGGAGGGAGAGATAGACCTCGACTACGAACTCGACGACCGGCCGCCGTGGCCCAAGTCCATCCTGCTAGGACTCCAACACGTCGCGGTGATGCTGGTCCCGGCGACCGCGGTGGCGTACATCGTCGCGGGCGCGGTCGGCCTGAGCGCGGGCGACACGGCCTACATCGTCCAGATGGTCCTGCTGTTCTCCGGACTGGCGACCGTCGTGCAGGCTTACACCGTCGGCCCGGTCGGTGCCAAACTCCCCATCGTGATGGGGACGAGTTTCACCTTCGTCGGCGCGGCCTCCTCCATCGGCGCGAGCTACGGACTCGGGGCGGTCTTCGGCGCGATACTCGTCACCGGCTTCCTCGTGGAGGGCGTCATCGGCTGGCAGTTCGACCGCATCGAACCGTTCTTTCCGCCGCTCGTGACCGGACTCGTCGTGATAATCATCGGTCTCTACCTCGTGCCGGTCGCGATGGACTACTCGGCAGGCGGCGTCGGCGCGAGCGACTACGGCGCGGCCCACAACGTCGGTCTCGCCGCACTGGTCCTGTTCGTCGCGGTCGCGCTCAACCTCTTTACCGACGGCGTGACGCGACTCCTCAGCACGCTCGTCGGTCTCGCCATCGGCTACGTCGCCGCGATTCTCCTCGGCCTCGTGGACTTCGGCCCGGTCGCACAGGCCTCGTGGGTCGCGATTCCGAAGCCCGGCGCGTTCGGCTTCTCGTTCGAGCCAGTGCCGATGATTACCTTCGCGTTCCTCTTTCTCGTCTCGGCGATGGAGACGGTCGGCGACCTGTCGAGCGTCACGGCCGCCGAGGGCCGGACCCCCGACAGCGAGGAGTTACGCGGCGGCCTGTTCACCGACGGAATGTTGAGTTCACTCGGCGCGGCGTTCGGCGCGTTCCCGGTCACCTCCTTCTCGCAGAACGCGGGCATCGTCAACTTCACGGGCGTCATGAGCCGCCACGTCGTCGGCGTCGCCGGGGTCCTGCTGGCGCTCCTCGGCCTGAGTCCGAAGGTCGGCGCGGCGGTCGCCACTATCCCGAGTCCGGTGTTCGGCGGTGCGGTCCTGCTGATGGCGGGGATGGTCGCCGCCAGCGGCGCGCGCCTCGTCTTCTTGCACACCGACCTCGACCGCCGGAACATGGTCATCCTCGCGGTCTCGCTCGGTCTCGGACTCGGCATCGCCACGCGTCCGGACGCGATTTCCGGCCTCCCGAGCGCGGCCCGGACCTTCTTCGGCGAACCGGTCGTCGTCACCGCGCTGACCGCGCTCGTCCTCAACACCTTCACGCCCGGCGACCAGAGTCCGCTGTTCGACGCGCCGCCCGACGAGTCGGTCGCCGAGACCGACGAGCCGCCCGCGTCCGCCGACGACTGA
- the hpt gene encoding hypoxanthine/guanine phosphoribosyltransferase, whose product MDRLRESLHEAPIIDKDGYQYLVHPISNGVPMLEPELLREVVVGVTREADLDVDKIVAPEAMGIHIATALSLQTDVPLVVIRKREYGLDGEVALHQTTGYSESEMYINDVEEGDRVLIVDDLLSTGGTLASICDAMDEIGAEIADIVVVIRKLGETALDETDYEATSLIDITVEDYEVTIH is encoded by the coding sequence ATGGACCGGCTCCGCGAGTCACTCCACGAGGCACCGATTATCGACAAGGACGGCTACCAGTACCTCGTCCACCCCATCAGCAACGGCGTGCCGATGCTCGAACCCGAACTCCTCCGGGAGGTCGTGGTCGGGGTCACCCGCGAGGCCGACTTGGACGTGGACAAAATCGTCGCCCCCGAGGCGATGGGCATCCACATCGCTACCGCGCTGTCGCTCCAGACCGACGTGCCCCTCGTGGTTATCCGCAAGCGCGAGTACGGACTCGACGGCGAGGTCGCGCTCCACCAGACCACCGGCTACTCCGAGTCGGAGATGTACATCAACGACGTAGAGGAGGGCGACCGGGTTCTCATCGTGGATGACCTCCTCTCGACCGGCGGGACGCTGGCGTCCATCTGCGACGCGATGGACGAAATCGGCGCAGAAATCGCGGACATCGTGGTCGTCATCCGGAAGTTAGGTGAGACGGCGCTGGACGAGACCGACTACGAGGCGACGAGTCTGATAGACATCACGGTCGAGGATTACGAAGTCACGATTCACTGA
- a CDS encoding metallophosphoesterase family protein, with protein MAITTGEQLASESESRFAEGVPHERIDAEEWTNIYVVGDVHGCRAELETLLERLDVSDDDLVVFVGDLARKGPDTEGVLDIVRERPNLVSIRGNNEAKILRGETDLDLSEANAEFVRSLPVALSWEGALVVHGGVDPRRDLRDHSVDDLLNMRAPHADEEYVGPLWYDEYDGATTIFSGHTVHERPHDADGGVALDTGCVHGGALTAYDWHAEEFVEVSAEETYVERSADKIVRLDGDGSVFR; from the coding sequence ATGGCTATTACTACGGGCGAGCAACTGGCGAGCGAGTCCGAATCGCGCTTCGCCGAAGGCGTCCCTCACGAGCGAATCGACGCCGAGGAGTGGACCAACATCTACGTCGTCGGCGACGTACACGGTTGCCGGGCCGAACTCGAAACGTTGCTGGAACGTCTCGACGTGTCCGACGACGACCTCGTGGTGTTCGTCGGCGACCTCGCGCGGAAGGGTCCCGACACCGAGGGCGTGCTGGACATCGTGCGCGAGCGGCCGAATCTCGTGAGCATCCGCGGGAACAACGAGGCCAAGATTCTGCGCGGCGAGACCGACCTCGACCTCTCGGAAGCGAACGCCGAGTTCGTCCGGTCGCTCCCGGTCGCGCTCTCGTGGGAGGGCGCGCTGGTCGTCCACGGCGGCGTGGACCCACGCAGGGACCTGCGCGACCACAGCGTCGACGACCTGCTGAACATGCGCGCTCCTCACGCCGACGAGGAGTACGTCGGCCCGCTCTGGTACGACGAGTACGACGGGGCGACCACTATTTTCTCGGGGCACACGGTCCACGAGCGACCGCACGACGCGGACGGCGGCGTCGCGCTCGACACCGGCTGTGTCCACGGCGGCGCGCTGACCGCCTACGACTGGCACGCCGAGGAGTTCGTCGAGGTGTCGGCCGAGGAGACCTACGTCGAGCGCAGTGCAGACAAGATAGTTCGACTCGACGGCGACGGCTCGGTGTTCCGGTAG
- a CDS encoding site-2 protease family protein — MKGYRLLSVWGIPIRINVSLVVVLPVLAWLIGSGEQIDLYTQIINGFPIVALDPAVLRTGNTPWLIGIAAAVGLFASVTVHELGHAWAARRYDIEVESITLWLLGGLANLKAMPRQWQQELWIALAGPAASVLVAVVCYGVVLALPASVPAVTFVVGWLVVTNLVLTVFNLLPAFPMDGGRVLRALLARSRPYAEATRTAARIGSLFAIGFALLGVLSFSPMLLILALFVYGAANGESRMVALETLLDGVTAGDVMNSDVEVVSAETPLSELGERMLADRQTAYSVADESGSVVGVVSLDRLRRGRRRDATTVGDVMVETFPRVAPDAPMFEVVGLMNEERASAALVEADGEVVGILTSADLATTLAVRREAESLTGPRVAM; from the coding sequence GTGAAAGGGTATCGGCTCCTCTCGGTGTGGGGCATCCCCATCCGAATCAACGTCTCGCTCGTCGTCGTGTTGCCCGTGCTGGCGTGGCTCATCGGGAGCGGCGAGCAGATCGACCTGTACACGCAGATAATCAACGGCTTCCCCATCGTCGCGCTCGACCCCGCGGTCCTCCGGACCGGAAACACGCCGTGGCTCATCGGCATCGCCGCCGCGGTTGGCCTCTTTGCCAGCGTGACGGTCCACGAACTCGGCCACGCGTGGGCCGCGCGCCGATACGACATCGAGGTGGAGTCGATAACCCTCTGGCTCCTCGGCGGACTCGCGAACCTGAAAGCGATGCCCCGACAGTGGCAACAGGAACTCTGGATCGCGCTCGCTGGACCCGCGGCGAGCGTTCTCGTCGCGGTCGTCTGCTACGGCGTCGTCCTCGCGCTCCCCGCGTCGGTTCCCGCGGTCACGTTCGTCGTCGGCTGGCTGGTCGTCACGAACCTCGTTCTCACGGTCTTCAATCTCCTGCCCGCGTTCCCGATGGACGGGGGACGCGTCCTCCGGGCGCTCCTCGCCCGGTCCCGGCCGTACGCCGAGGCGACCCGGACCGCGGCGCGAATCGGCTCGCTGTTCGCCATCGGGTTCGCACTCCTCGGCGTCCTCTCGTTCAGCCCGATGCTGCTCATCTTGGCGCTGTTCGTCTACGGGGCGGCCAACGGCGAGTCGAGGATGGTCGCGCTGGAGACCCTCCTCGACGGCGTGACCGCGGGAGACGTGATGAACTCGGACGTAGAGGTCGTCTCCGCGGAGACGCCGCTCTCGGAACTCGGCGAGCGGATGCTCGCGGACCGCCAGACCGCCTACTCCGTCGCCGACGAGTCCGGTTCCGTCGTCGGCGTCGTCTCGCTCGACCGACTCCGCCGGGGCCGTCGCCGGGATGCGACGACCGTCGGCGACGTGATGGTCGAGACGTTTCCGAGAGTCGCGCCGGACGCCCCGATGTTCGAGGTCGTCGGGCTGATGAACGAGGAGCGCGCGAGCGCGGCGCTCGTGGAAGCCGACGGCGAGGTCGTCGGGATACTCACGTCGGCGGACCTCGCGACGACGCTGGCGGTCCGACGCGAGGCCGAGAGCCTGACTGGCCCCCGAGTGGCGATGTGA
- a CDS encoding threonine--tRNA ligase, with amino-acid sequence MRLLFVHSDHLEFETTTEAEEGVAETEGVPMAGRMEDCVTAFVSVETGDETDLDAVAANAADELRDVTDRLNTRNIVLYPSAHLSDDLAGPESAKTVLRKLDALLDADYEVLRAPVGWYTSVEVACKGHPISELSRHVTPERADEGEGEGSSERAPSDWKLVFPDGETVDAREAKDADRVSDDMRALVADAVDGIASEAEGKTTSADEEPPHVELMRDKELVGDDESSDAGTLRWYPRGKLIRDSLMEYANDLAVEYGGMPVETPATDDLGVRAMRDHADESGERPYRFESGDRPTMLRSAACAGHVSLMRDMHLAESDLPLRLYETATSFRREQEGEATGLHRQRAVTMPDMHTATRDMEGAKAELRAQAKLALETGDDLDLNYEPVIRVTREFYDDNEAWVRSLAEEFGKPALLEILPERRHDWSAKVDFAAIDGSGRPIETATVEIDAESAERFDIEYDTGEEARRPVLLHSSPTGSIERVLAALLETAAERETPLLPTWLAPTQVRFVPVGDEHVEYCDALADDLATAGIRADVDERDETVGARIAKAESDWVPYYVVVGDRETRGGERGDDGRYDDGGGDDRGNDDEERALKVTVRAEEEERKLRFEELKSAVLADIGDSPQKRRYLPKHVGRHPLFTGR; translated from the coding sequence ATGCGACTGCTGTTCGTCCACTCCGACCACCTCGAATTCGAGACCACGACCGAGGCCGAGGAGGGCGTCGCCGAGACCGAGGGCGTGCCGATGGCGGGTCGGATGGAAGACTGCGTGACCGCGTTCGTCAGCGTCGAGACCGGAGACGAGACCGACCTCGACGCCGTGGCCGCGAACGCCGCCGACGAGTTGCGCGACGTGACCGATCGACTGAACACCCGGAACATCGTCCTCTACCCCTCCGCCCACCTGAGCGACGACCTCGCCGGTCCGGAGAGTGCGAAGACCGTCCTCCGAAAGCTCGACGCCCTCCTCGACGCCGACTACGAGGTCCTGCGGGCACCCGTCGGCTGGTACACGTCCGTCGAGGTCGCGTGCAAGGGCCACCCAATCTCGGAACTCTCTCGACACGTCACCCCCGAGCGCGCCGACGAGGGCGAGGGTGAAGGCTCCTCGGAACGCGCGCCGAGCGACTGGAAACTCGTCTTCCCCGACGGCGAAACGGTAGACGCACGCGAGGCGAAAGACGCCGACCGCGTGAGCGACGACATGCGCGCGCTCGTCGCCGACGCGGTGGATGGTATCGCCAGCGAGGCTGAAGGCAAGACCACGAGCGCGGACGAGGAGCCGCCACACGTCGAGTTGATGCGAGACAAAGAACTGGTCGGCGACGACGAGTCGAGTGACGCGGGCACCCTGCGGTGGTACCCTCGCGGGAAACTGATTCGGGACTCGCTGATGGAGTACGCGAACGACCTCGCGGTCGAGTACGGCGGTATGCCGGTCGAGACGCCCGCGACGGACGACCTCGGGGTGCGCGCGATGCGGGACCACGCCGACGAGTCCGGCGAGCGCCCGTACCGCTTCGAGTCGGGCGACCGGCCGACGATGCTCCGGTCCGCGGCCTGCGCCGGTCACGTCTCTCTCATGCGGGACATGCACCTCGCCGAGTCGGACCTGCCCCTGCGACTCTACGAGACGGCCACGTCGTTCCGGCGCGAACAGGAGGGCGAGGCGACGGGCCTGCACCGCCAGCGCGCGGTCACGATGCCCGACATGCACACCGCGACGCGGGATATGGAAGGGGCCAAAGCAGAACTCCGCGCGCAGGCGAAACTCGCGCTGGAGACCGGCGACGACCTCGACCTGAACTACGAACCGGTGATTCGCGTGACCCGCGAGTTCTACGACGACAACGAGGCGTGGGTCCGGTCGCTCGCCGAGGAGTTCGGCAAGCCCGCCCTGCTCGAAATCCTGCCCGAGCGCCGCCACGACTGGTCGGCGAAGGTGGACTTCGCGGCCATCGACGGGTCGGGGCGGCCCATCGAGACCGCCACCGTCGAAATCGACGCGGAGAGCGCCGAGCGATTCGACATCGAGTACGACACCGGCGAGGAGGCCCGCCGTCCCGTCCTCCTGCACTCCTCGCCGACGGGGAGCATCGAGCGCGTGCTGGCCGCCCTGTTGGAGACCGCCGCCGAGCGAGAGACGCCGCTCCTCCCGACGTGGCTCGCGCCGACGCAGGTCCGGTTCGTCCCCGTGGGCGACGAACACGTCGAGTACTGCGACGCGCTCGCCGACGACCTCGCAACTGCGGGAATCCGGGCCGACGTGGACGAGCGCGACGAGACGGTCGGGGCGCGTATCGCGAAGGCCGAGAGCGACTGGGTGCCCTACTACGTCGTGGTCGGCGACCGCGAGACGAGGGGTGGCGAGCGGGGAGACGACGGGAGGTACGACGACGGGGGAGGCGACGATAGAGGGAACGACGACGAGGAGCGCGCGCTGAAAGTGACCGTCCGCGCCGAGGAGGAAGAACGCAAGTTGCGTTTCGAGGAACTGAAGTCGGCAGTGCTTGCCGATATCGGTGACTCGCCCCAAAAGCGGCGCTACCTCCCGAAACACGTCGGTAGGCACCCGCTGTTCACGGGTCGGTAG